The nucleotide window AAGCTTCGGACATGCTGGATAGCACGCCGCTTAACGCAATGCCGTAAACCGTTATGGGCAATACTAAAAATATGCACAACCAACGGGTACTTAAAGGTATCCTGAACGGGCGCTCGCGATGCGGCTCTTTTAGCCGCAATTTTATTAGTGATATATATTCCAGGAACAACCCCGCGCCATAAACCGTAACATCAATGATCAGCAGGTCGCCAAAGCTCCAGAAGCACATCAGGCTAATAACTACCGAGCAAACTATGATAGATACATAAGGTGTATTAAACCGCGGATGCAGAGAATGCAACCGGGTTGGTAAAAATTGATCGTCGGCCATTACTTTAGGTAACCGCGATACCGAAAGTAAATTTGCCGCGTATAAGCCAAGCGTACTGGCCAGTCCGGCTATGGCAATGATAGATCCCAGCCAACGCCCGTTAATAAGCGTGCCTAAAGCGGGTAACCCCTCGTTAGCAAAAACGGTATAATCAATGCCGGATAACAACGCAGTTATAATTACACCGCAGTAAATAACCATTACTAAAATGAAGGCTAAAAAAATCGATACAAAATAGGCGCGTTCGGGTTTTTCAACTTCTTCGGCATAAGTGGTTACATTATCCCAGCCAAAACAATTCCACATTACCGTGTAAATGCCCAGCCCTAATGACGGGTAAGCAATCCCTTTTAATGATGGTGCAGGTAATAAAAAACCACCGGTATGATGCTGTGCAAATACTGCAAAAAGTATAATAAATGGCAGCAATACAACTACACTTAATGCCAGCGCCACCCGCCCAACGGGCACAATGCCCCAAATATTCAATGCCGCGGATGACCAAACAATAACCAGGCAAACGGGTATTTTGTAAGTTTCTATCCCCGGAAAAAAGAATGCAGCGTATTGGATAAACAATACCGGATAGATGGCAAGGTCGGCAAAGGTATATAACCAGGTCCACCAACCTTCGTAAAATCCCCAGCGTTTACCCAATGCATGCTTAACCCATTGATAATAGCCGCCGGTTACGGGCATCATCCCATTTAGTTCAAGTACGGTGAATATAGCAGGGATATCCCATAATATTGGGGTTACTAATAACAATAACAGGGCGCCATGTTGATGTACATAGCCTAATAAAGGCTCGAGCCCGTAAGGGCCGCCTGATACGGTAAAGAAGATAACCGCGATGAGTTGCAGCGGGCGGATTTTACGATGTTTTTTTTCAGCAGGCATTTAGGGCTTGAAAATATAATTTATTTTAAAGATTCGGGCACTGATAAATCATCATGTTGAATAATATAGTCTGCCTTGCCTTCACCATAACAAATATATTGTCCCATGCGTATAAACAAACTAATTAGGTGTTATTGGCTAACATTACAAACAATTGTAACCGGCAGTAAATAAATAGCATTAATTGAATATAATTTACCTATTATTGAAATTAAATAAACACTATTGATTTATTTGTGTTACTGAAAATGATGTTAGGCACAAAATGCCTAATGATTAAATTAAAACTTGATGAAAATTTTTGTTGGAAGTCTTCCCTACAAGGTAGAGGAAGCTGATTTACAGGAACTATTTGAAGCTTACGGCGAAGTTGGTTCTGTTAAGATTATTACTGACCGCGAAACCGGCAGAAGTAAAGGTTTCGGATTTATTGAAATGACTGATGACGAGTCTGCACAAAAAGCAATTGACGGCCTTAACGGCACCGAAATTGGTGGCAGAACAATTGCAGTTAGCCAGGCAGAAGAAAGGAAACCAGGCGCAGGCGGTGATCGTCGCGGTGGTGGTGGCGGCTTCGGCGGCGGCAGAAGCGGCGGCTATGGCGGCGGTGGAAACCGTGGCGGTGGCGGCGGCTACCAAAAAGACAGCAACCGCGGTGGCGGTCGTTGGAACTAAATCAACAGTCATTTATTAAATTTTGTAAATAGTACTTCCAATAAGGATACTTACATACCAGGCCCGTTTAAATTTAGGTTTAAACGGGTTTTTTGTTCCCTTTCAACCTGTTTTGATCCCATGTAAAGCAGTTCCTCTGATAATGTACGATCTCATCATCCCCTGCCAACTGATTTGCCGTTTATTTGAAGTTGGGGTTACAGCAAATTAAAAAAGTAATTTTAGACGGCAAATAACCGTAGGATTACTCCAATATTTACGCAGGCCTAACGCTGCCAATTAGGTAAATATTGACCTATTCCTGTTGGGCGACGGTTTTAACACGCTGCTATTTTTCAAAGAACTTACTACAATATACCGAATTTCAAAGGGAATAAAAAGCGATTTTTTCGAATAATCTGGAATAAAACACCAGCCCCTTCGAATAATAATAAATAATTATAAATAAATTTAAGATGATATCGCTTGCACAGATACTACAATAATGGGGACTTTGCAGCCGGTTGCCCCCGCCTTTAAACAAAAAAAGCTTGCGGGGTATAACTCCCGCAAGCCCTAAACTTATTATTGATCCTAATATTAAGCCGCCATAGAATAGAATAACACTTGTATGCGTGCGTTGATCTCGTCTAACCGATCGTGTGCATCAGCGCCGGTAAGCTGGCCGCGGCCGTAACTGGCTAACAAAGTGCGCATTTTAGCACAGGTTTGCTGCCTGATCAGGCTTATTTCAACAGATCTGAAATATGGATGGCTATCTACATTCTGAAGTGCATTTTCTATTTGTGCTACTTTTTGTAATAAGCTACGATAGGTGTACAAGTAATCCAGGTCACCACCAGCAGCTCCCCTTACTCTGCCAGGTTTTGTTTCTTTTACAGCTGTATACAAAAAAGTAAATCCCCATAAGGCCAGGATAAGTATAACACAAATGATAGCTTCCATATCTTTAATATTTATTTCTGAAATAGTTAGTGTTACCCTTTTAAACGGTAATATTTCCAAAAGGTTATCCAATAATTAAAAAAACAAGTAATTATTTTACATCCTAATAGGAATAGTATGGAAATACGCTAAGATTGAATAAACTTTCCGCCCAATTTCATTTTTTTTAAAACCATATTACCCCTCGTATGGCGGCGATGAGAGCTGCCAGCTATAACTAATACCGAATCGTTTAGGCTGATTATCCGGTAATGTGTAGTATAATTAAAGGGGATTACTACATGGTTTTTATAGGTTAGTGCAAGCTGCCCGTCTTCAACTTCCCAGGTTTGGGCTTCTCGCAGAGGGCTGTCGCTGCCTGCTTCCGTATCGGTAAATGTGCCATCGGGTTTAAAATGGTAGCGCTCGTAGTTATATTTTTCGCCAGTGGTCATCCATTGGCCGCAAAGCATTTTTTCTTTGGGCGTATTATGCGGCCGGTTTTGGCAGGCACATAAACACAGGCCCGTTAAAATAACTATTATTAGTTTCCTCATTGTTTTACAGTTTAACCTTTTTGGCCGGTGTCGGTTGTTTAGCATTAGGGCTTAAGTGAATAAAATTAGGAAATTTCGTTAAGTTTCGCAGAGTCTCTCGGAGAGGACCTGTGGGACGCAACGATAAAACCACTCACTGACACCGCTCTGTTTGCCGGAAGATTGCTTCGTCCCTCGCAATGAGGGATGGTGAGAATTGGATATAACAAAAAAAGGGCATGATCCTAAAATCATGCCCTTCCTTCTATATTTAACTTAAGACTTAAAACGCAGTACTTAAGTCTTAGTAACGGTAATAATCTGCCTTAAACGGACCTTCAACGGTTACACCAATGTATTCGGCTTGCTCCTGGTCAAGTACTTCCAGTTCAACACCAATTTTGGCTAAGTGCAAGCGTGCTACTTTTTCGTCAAGGTGTTTAGGTAATACGTAAACTTTGTTTTCGTATTGGTCTGTATTTGTCCAAAGCTCTAATTGGGCCAAAGTTTGGTTGGTGAAGCTGTTACTCATTACAAAACTTGGGTGACCAGTTGCGCAACCTAAGTTAACCAGGCGGCCTTCGGCTAAAACAATTACGTCTTTACCGTTAATGGTATACTTATCAACCTGTGGCTTAATTTCAACTTTGGTATTTCCATAAGCTTTGTTTAACCAGGCCATGTCAATCTCGTTATCAAAGTGGCCGATGTTACAAACAATAGCTTTGTCCTTCATCGCACGGAAGTGTTCCTCGCGTACAATGTTGAGGTTACCTGTAGCGGTAACTACAATATCAGCCTCGGCAATAGCGGTTGAAAGTTTTTTCACTTCAAAGCCTTCCATTGCAGCCTGCAATGCACAAATTGGGTCAATTTCGGTAACTATAACGCGTACACCGGCGTTACGTAATGAATCGGCGCTACCTTTACCCACATCGCCATAACCGCAAACAATACCTACTTTACCGGCCATCATAACATCGGTAGCACGGCGGATGGCGTCAACTAACGATTCGCGACAGCCGTATTTGTTATCGAATTTCGATTTGGTAACCGAATCGTTAATATTAATAGCCGGGATTGGCAATGTGCCGTTTTTCATGCGCTCGTATAAACGGTGCACGCCGGTGGTAGTTTCTTCTGATAAGCCTTTAATACCGGCAACCAGTTCCGGGTAACGGTCAAACACCATGTTGGTTAAATCGCCGCCATCATCTAATATCATGTTTAATGGCTTGCGGTCTTCGCCAAAGAATAAAGTTTGCTCTATACACCAGTCAAACTCCTGCTCGTTCAGGCCTTTCCAGGCATATACAGATATACCGGCAGCAGCAATAGCGGCAGCAGCGTGATCTTGTGTCGAGAAGATATTACATGATGACCAGGTAACTTCGGCACCCAGCGCAACCAGTGTTTCAATTAATACAGCGGTTTGTATAGTCATGTGTAAGCAGCCTGCAATACGTGCGCCTTTAAGCGGTTGCGATGGGCCGTACTCGGCGCGCAGGGCCATTAAGCCTGGCATTTCTGCTTCGGCCAGTTCAATTTCTTTGCGGCCCCATTCGGCAAGCGAAAGGTCTTTTACTTTGTATTTAACAAAAGCGGTTTCTACTGATGACATCGTATTATTTTTTTTTGAACTGCAAAATTACGCAATAGGTTTATGAAAATGAAATCGTGAGGATGGGTAAGGCTTTAGTGTTAATTTCTTTCAGATAAGCGGTTATAAATTACACCTGCAATTAACATGCATATAAAAGGCACAAAAGCTAAACAGCCATTAATTAAAGACATGTTATCATGATAGGGTAAAATATCAATACATATAAACGTTAAAAGTAAAGTCAGCCAATAAACAACAGTTAAAACCGTTTTTTGACGCGCAGATGCTTTGTAGATTGAAATAAATATGAAGAAAATAATTATAGATACCGGTATGATAAGTAACGTAAGCAAAGCCTCTTCTCCGTGCGCTAACGCAACAAAAGGGATTATTGATAACACGATAAATAAAATCAACTTTTTGTTGGTCATGAGTTAGAAAAGCAGTGATTATGCTGTTTTAATGGTCGTTCCTGCTATCCGTTACAAATCCTCACTACGCTGCGCTTTGTCCGGGCTTTCCACTGCTATCTGGTTTATGCTGAAAGGTTGTGTCATTTACAATGCGCTAATGACAGCGCTGCGAAATGACCAATGGCCAATTAAGCCATACTCAGGCTGCCGTTATACACGGCGCCAGCATCAACCTGTATCCGGGCTGTGGTTATTTTGCCGGTTATTTTACCCGTACTGCGAATTTCTAATACGTCAGTAGTAATATCTCCATCAATATGGCCGTAAACCACCATTTGTTTGGTTTGTACATTGCCCTGAATGTTCCCTTTTTCGCCCAGTATCAAACCCTGTTCAATAGTTACATTCCCGTTTATCTGCCCGTCAATACGCACAAATGCCGGGGCATTTAGGTTGCCTTCAATTACGCAACCTTCGCTCACGATGCTCGATATGGTCTGCTGATCTAACTCCACGCTTCCGTTCTTTTTAAAAAGGGCCATAAATGCTATGTAGGATAATTTAACTGTTCACAGTAAGGTACTTTACCGGGTTTACGGGTTTGCCGTTCTTTCGTACTTCATAATGCAAATGCGCACCGGTTGAGTGGCCGGTTGAACCCACTGCACCTATTCTGTCACCAACTTCTACTTTCTGGCCCACCTTTACTTCAATACGCGAAAGGTGCCCGTATAAGGTTTCCAGTCCGCCAATGTGCTGTATGCGGATGCATTTACCATAGCCGCCAAACCAGCCGGCAAAAACTACCGTACCTGTAGCGGTGCATTTTACACCATCGCCTTTTTGGCCTTTAAAATCAATCCCGGGGTGAAACTCTGCAGCGCCATTATCAAACGGATCACTGCGATAACCAAAAAACGAAGTGAAGGAACTGATGCGCGGGTAACCCAGGGGCGTAGCGGCCATAGTTTTGGTTAACCTGCCCAGATATTCATCATACAGCGAATATTTTTCTTTATCGGTCAGCTTAGCCGATTCGGTATCGCCATTGCCGCCTACGCTTTTGGTTGAAAAGCCCGGCAAGCCGCGTTTGCGCAGGTAGCCGTTGATCTTTTGCAGTTTGTTTTCAATAGCCTGGATGTATGACTGGGCGGTTTCTTTATCTTTATCGGCTTTGTTAACTTCCTTTACAGGCAGCTGCCCTTTAAGGCTAACTATCTGTGCCATTAGTCGTTGCTTTTCCTGTTCCTGCTTTTGGTTTTGCTTATTCAGGTAAATTATGGTGCCCGACAGGCAAATAATTATGCCTAATACGCCTAAAACATAATGTTTAAACCTGCTAATATGCTTTGTTTTGATCTGAAGGGTTTTAGTACCATGCTGGTTCTTATTCAGAATAATTACAGTACTTACATCTTTTCGTTTAGCGTTCATTCAAATACAATTAGGAGGTGCAATATAATAACCTCGTATTAAAAATCCATATTCAATTGGTATGAAATGGTATATGCATAGCTGTATTGATATTAATTCAGCGTCAGATATTCTTTAGGGTTAACAGGCTTACCGTTGCGGCGCACTTCGTAATGCAGGTGCGAGCCGGTTGAACGGCCGGTTGATCCGACTTTGCCAATCACGTCGCCCACACTAACTTTCTGACCGGGGTGCACATTAATATGCGATAGGTGCCCGTATAGGGTTTCCAGGTTGTTAATGTGTTTAATGCGGATACAATTGCCATAACCACCATTTGGCCCGGCCGATTCTACAGTGCCGTTGGCGGTACATTTAACCGGGTCGCCAGTTTTGCCGCGAAAATCAATACCGGGATGAAACTCGCTGTTACCAAAATCAAACGGGTTGCCGCGATAACCAAAAAACGATGTAAAAGCGCTCATCCGCGGGTAGCCCATAGGCATAAAAGCCACGTTGTTAACCAAACGTGTCAGATAGCTATCGTATTTTGAATAGATCTGCGCGGTGGCCTCTTTACTGTCGTTTTTTTTTGCAGGGGCAATATGCTTAAAACTAAAGCCATGCAAACCGCGCTTACTTAGGTAATTATTAATTTTAGTCAGCTTTTGCTCAATGCTGCCAATATAGGTCATGGCCTTTTCATCACTGGATTGCTGCTTGTTGTTTACCGAATCAAGCGCCATTGCTTCCTGGCCCAGTTGCTGATGCAACGAATTGATCTGCGCTACCAGTTGTGCTTTTTCGTTAGCCTGCTCTTCGGTTTTATGCGATAGGTTTATCACAATGCTAAACAGGGTTACGGCGCCTAAAAGGGTTATGCCGGTTAATGTTTTTAATCGCTTAAGATTTTTAGTCTTAATGTGGATAGTATCAGCTAAGGGTTGCTGCGATGACTTTTTCGTAAAAAAATTCCTCCTCAAATACATCTGTTTCAAGTTCATGCAATAATTAAATCAATAGTTTAAAAACAATTTAACCGTTGTGTTTGTTACGCACGTTGGTCAAGGTTCAAGTTAAACGGAAAAGGTCAGCATAATGTTATAATTCGGGTAAAAAAGTTTATTGGATATATTTTTAATATTTTTGTACTTGTAAAAAAAGAGCATAAAAAATGATGTACCCAGAATATTTAGTAGCCCCAATGCGGGAAGAATTGACCAAAGTTGGTTTTACCGAATTGAAAGACGCGGAAGCTGTAACCCAGGCCATTGAAAGTGAAGGAACTGTATTTGTGATGGTAAACTCGGTATGTGGTTGTGCTGCTGCTAACGCGCGCCCCGCAGCACGTATGGCTGCCGCTAACGAAAAGCACCCCGATAAACTGGTAACCGTATTTGCCGGTATGGAAAAAGATGCAGTTGATAAAGCCCGTGCTTATATGTTGCCATACCCGCCGTCGTCACCATCAATGGCATTGTTTAAGGATGGCAAATTAGTGCACATTATAGAGCGCCACCAAATTGAAGGCCGCCCGGCACAAATGATAGCCGATAACCTGATCGGCGCGTTTGAGCAGTATTGCTAAATAGTGATTAGTTAATTGGTGATTAGAGGTAGTTACCAACCGAAATAACAAAAGCCCGATGTGTTTGCATCGGGCTTTTGTGTTTTAATCATGTCATTGCGAGCGTAGCGTGGCAATCCCCAATAAGCAGAGCTGCTCTGTAAGCCGGGGATTGCCACGTCGTTTCACTCCTCGCAATGACGCGGGGTGGTGAAATAAATTTTATTTATCGCTAAGCATTATCGGGTTACCCTTGCCTCCCATTATAATCACCTTGGTATTTGGCGATAGGGCAATTTCTTTTTGTGCTTTTATAGCCTCGTACTGCAATTGCTTGTCGGACAGACCTGTGCTTAATATCTTTTGATAATCGGCAATACCCTGCGCTTCTACACGCTTCCGGTCGGCCTCCTGGCGTTCCTTTTGCAGCACAAACTGCATTTTCTGTGCTTCCTGCTCGGCGTTTATTTTCGATTCGATACTGGCTTTTACCGATTGGGGCAGGCTGATGTTGCGCACCAGTATTTGTTGCACCCGTAAACCATTCTGCTCAAAATTTTTGCTGATAGTGCTGTTGATCTTATTCTGGAATTCCTGGCGTTTGGTTGAATAAAGATCGACTGCCTGGTAAGCCACTGCATTATCGCGCAGGGCGGTGCGGGTAACCGGACGAACAATTTTATCCTTAAAATCGACACCGATATTTTGCATAATAAAAGGTGTTTTGTAAGGGATAACGTTATACAGCACGGACAGGTCGATAGTTACTTCTAATCCATCGGATGATAATACGCGGATAGCGTCGTCGCCCTGTACATCCCCCTCGTTATGGGTGCCGCTCATAGTGTAATTCTGGGTTTGGATATCGAAGGTAGTAACATCAACCAGCGGATTGATCACGTGAAGTCCGCTTTCCAAAACATTGTCCTGCACCTTGCCGAACAACACCTGTACGCCTACTTTACCGGGTTCAATAGTTTTAAAACACGATAACAAAAGGCCAAGTACAAAAAGCACTACACCAACAGAAACGGCTATGCCGCCAAAACGGCTGCCGGGTTCGGGCGAACGGCGGAGCACCATGCCAACAATCAGCACAATGATCCCCAAAATTGCGATAAACATAATTTAAGGGGTTAAGGTTATTTCTGAGGGTTTTTTAAATCCTTCAGTAGTTTTATTTTAAGTATAATAAACAGGGCGGCTACAAATATGCCACCCATAATAAACTCGTACCGTGCATGCTGGTAACCCCAATAGGCAATAACCGCGCATATAAATATACCAATAGTATATAGCACGTTTAAAAATAATTTTACGCCCATTAGTATACTTGCATAGTTGGGTCAATCTCCTGCGCCCAGGCGGTAATGCCACCTTGCAGGTTATATAAGTTAGTAAAGCCCTGCGCCTCTAACTGCATAATAGCTACTGCGCTGCGTTTGCCGCTGCGGCACATTACCACCACAGGTTTGTCTTTCTCAATTTTATCGGTTTCAATTAATATGCCGCCTAACGGTATCAGCGTGCCGCCCAGGTTCGACATCTCATATTCAAAGTCTTCGCGTACATCTACTAACTGAAAATCCTCGCCGTTGTCAATTTTATCTTTTAACTCCTGTACTGATATTTCTTTCATCGTTATTAAATTTATGATAACTCAAAGGTATAGTTTTGTTATATTGGTTGTACAATATGAATGTTAAATTGCTTGGTGGTGATATTAAGAAACAGCAATGCAGACTTGTATACTGATAAATAATCCACAGGCGGGACAAGGTATCAAAAAAAAGACCGGATCAACTCTCGCAGTTAATTCCGGCCCTACATCTACCTATGAAAAACAGCCCTTTGGAGGGCATTAAATCTAATCCAATTGTTATGCCAGTTAAATAACCCGGGCTATTTTAGCCAAAACAGCCATTTAATTGAGGAATACTTAATACCCCATGGGAATTACTTCCCCAAAGCGAGTATTTTTTAACTCATGGGAAATGTTATTAATCAATAATTTATAGCGGATGGGGCATGATGTTTTATAAATAACTGAGATAATAGAAACCAACTGCTATAAGCTTTGTTAACTTTTATTATGGATCACAATGTATATCTGTTAGCTACCGACCCGAAAAACCCTTGTCGGGACGTTATACACTCGCGGGATACTGGGTTAAAGGTTAATGTATTTTGTATTGATAAGGACCGCTTTGATCCGAACACTAACGAGATACAGTTATATGGTTATGCCCATGGTAAATTATATGCTTTTGAAACCATTAACGTTACCCCTGACGATGCGCTCGACGTAATTGATGCCATACAGTGGTACGCGGGCTATATTGATTTCCCTGAAATGGAAATATTGCCTGAAGATCCCCGGATAGGAAAAAATATAGCGATGTAATTTCCTGAAAAAATGAATTTTTAGTGAAGAATCGCTTTTCTGTTCATTAAAAATAGTTTTCCTGTTAAACATTCCTTAGTATTGAGTGTCCTAACCAGGAACCTAATTATTTCCCCTAAGTGAACCCTGCTTTAACTTTGGCAACCCATACCGGTATTATCTGTGGTGATGTTCGCCCCGACCTGTTACGTGATGAAACCCTGGCGCAAATGTTCAGGCAAAGCGCCATAGCATATGCCGCTAACATTGCCCTTATTTTTGAAGATAAAAGTATTACTTACGCGCAACTTGACCGCTGGAGTGATGCCATAGCGAACTTTCTTATCCAAAATGGGATTATCCCCGGCGATAAAATTGGCATATGGCATAAACGCGGTGTAGAACTACATGCAGCCATATTGGGTATTATAAAAGTGGGAGCAGCTTATGTACCCATAGACCGCGAACAACCAGCCGAACGGGTGGAACTGGTAATGACTGAAGTAGGTGCCGCAGCTTGCTTTAGCGAAGACTTGCTGAATTTAAGTTGCCCTATCTTTACGGTAATACCAATGCCATCCGGCGATGAGCTGGTAGCGATCAGTGACGGCCCTATACCCGAAAATAACGCGTATGTACTGTATACATCCGGCAGTACCGGCAAACCTAAGGGAATACCTATCAGTCATCGCAATATTTGCCATTTGGTAAGGGCCGAGCAAAGTGTGTTTAACATTACTGCTGCCGACCGTGTTTACCAGGGCTTCTCGGTATCGTTTGATATGTGGTGCGAAGAAACCTGGATAAGTTATTTAGCCGGCGCCACTATTTGGGTTGCCGATAATACCACATCAAAATCTATCGACGAACTGGCTGATATATTAAAGCAACAGGGCATTACCATATTACATGCTGTGCCGAGTTTACTGGCGGTTATGGATGATAATATCCCCACGCTGCGGTTAATAAACGCGGGCGGCGAGGCTTGTACTAAACAGGTATTGAACCGATGGGGCGCTAATCCTAATCGTGCGTTTTACAATAGCTATGGCCCCACTGAAACCACGGTGACCGCAACCATAGCCCGTTTGCACCCTGGGGATGAAATTACCATTGGCGACCCATTGCCAAATTATAACCTTGCAGTAGTAGATGAAAACCTGAACCAGGTACCACAAGGCGAGCAGGGAGAATTAATTATCAGCGGGCCCGGACTGGCCGAAGGCTATGTGAACCTGCCGCAGCTAACCCGTGAGAAATTTGTAGATAAACCTGCCGGGTTAACCGATATGCCCGGCGATAAAATATACCGTACCGGCGATGCCGCCCTGATAAAACCCGATGGCACCATTGATTTGCAGGGCCGTTTTGACGACCAGATAAAACTGCGCGGCTACCGGATAGAGTTGGGTGAGATTGAAGTGCGCCTAAACGCTATCGACGGTATCTCATCGGCGGTGGTAGCCGTGAAAAAAGACGCCGGCGACCAGGAGCATCTGGTGGGTTATATTGTGCTGAAGGACATGCTTTGTGTGGAAGAAAATTTGATACGCGCAGAGTTAGGAAAAGTACTGCCATCGTACATGGTGCCATCGGTAATTGTAACCCTGCCCGAGATGCCCCGCATGCCCAGCGGTAAAATTAACCGCAAGGCCTTGCCTGTACCCGAACAACTATCGGCATTTGACGATATTGCCACGGACGATACACTGGATATGAACGCGCCAATTGAAGTGCGTTTTTATGCCGTGCTTAACAAAATATTCCCTGGTAAAACTATCGACCCCGAACAAGACTTTTTTAACGATCTGGGTGGGCATTCGCTACTGGCCGCGGCTTTTGTATCGCGCCTGCGCAGGGATGCCGGCATGCCGCAGGCATCGTTAAAGGATGTGTACATGCACCGCCCTCTAAAAGTATTGGCCGCCAACTGGGAGGAAAAAGTTATTGCCGAACAACAACCGCGCGAGTTTAATAAAGTGAAAAGCTGGCGCTATTATACCTGCTGGGCTGCGCAAACGCTATCGCTGATGATCATATACGGGCTGTTTGCCATACAGGTGTTTATCCCCTACCTGGGCTATTACTATATAGAACAGGACATGGAAAGCAAAGTATACGCTATTGGTACAGCCCTTGGCCTATTTTGCCTTATCCCGCCATTTT belongs to Mucilaginibacter boryungensis and includes:
- a CDS encoding DUF6358 family protein; translation: MGVKLFLNVLYTIGIFICAVIAYWGYQHARYEFIMGGIFVAALFIILKIKLLKDLKNPQK
- a CDS encoding rhodanese-like domain-containing protein yields the protein MKEISVQELKDKIDNGEDFQLVDVREDFEYEMSNLGGTLIPLGGILIETDKIEKDKPVVVMCRSGKRSAVAIMQLEAQGFTNLYNLQGGITAWAQEIDPTMQVY
- a CDS encoding bactofilin family protein, with the translated sequence MALFKKNGSVELDQQTISSIVSEGCVIEGNLNAPAFVRIDGQINGNVTIEQGLILGEKGNIQGNVQTKQMVVYGHIDGDITTDVLEIRSTGKITGKITTARIQVDAGAVYNGSLSMA
- a CDS encoding prohibitin family protein; amino-acid sequence: MFIAILGIIVLIVGMVLRRSPEPGSRFGGIAVSVGVVLFVLGLLLSCFKTIEPGKVGVQVLFGKVQDNVLESGLHVINPLVDVTTFDIQTQNYTMSGTHNEGDVQGDDAIRVLSSDGLEVTIDLSVLYNVIPYKTPFIMQNIGVDFKDKIVRPVTRTALRDNAVAYQAVDLYSTKRQEFQNKINSTISKNFEQNGLRVQQILVRNISLPQSVKASIESKINAEQEAQKMQFVLQKERQEADRKRVEAQGIADYQKILSTGLSDKQLQYEAIKAQKEIALSPNTKVIIMGGKGNPIMLSDK
- a CDS encoding M23 family metallopeptidase; amino-acid sequence: MNAKRKDVSTVIILNKNQHGTKTLQIKTKHISRFKHYVLGVLGIIICLSGTIIYLNKQNQKQEQEKQRLMAQIVSLKGQLPVKEVNKADKDKETAQSYIQAIENKLQKINGYLRKRGLPGFSTKSVGGNGDTESAKLTDKEKYSLYDEYLGRLTKTMAATPLGYPRISSFTSFFGYRSDPFDNGAAEFHPGIDFKGQKGDGVKCTATGTVVFAGWFGGYGKCIRIQHIGGLETLYGHLSRIEVKVGQKVEVGDRIGAVGSTGHSTGAHLHYEVRKNGKPVNPVKYLTVNS
- the ahcY gene encoding adenosylhomocysteinase encodes the protein MSSVETAFVKYKVKDLSLAEWGRKEIELAEAEMPGLMALRAEYGPSQPLKGARIAGCLHMTIQTAVLIETLVALGAEVTWSSCNIFSTQDHAAAAIAAAGISVYAWKGLNEQEFDWCIEQTLFFGEDRKPLNMILDDGGDLTNMVFDRYPELVAGIKGLSEETTTGVHRLYERMKNGTLPIPAININDSVTKSKFDNKYGCRESLVDAIRRATDVMMAGKVGIVCGYGDVGKGSADSLRNAGVRVIVTEIDPICALQAAMEGFEVKKLSTAIAEADIVVTATGNLNIVREEHFRAMKDKAIVCNIGHFDNEIDMAWLNKAYGNTKVEIKPQVDKYTINGKDVIVLAEGRLVNLGCATGHPSFVMSNSFTNQTLAQLELWTNTDQYENKVYVLPKHLDEKVARLHLAKIGVELEVLDQEQAEYIGVTVEGPFKADYYRY
- a CDS encoding RNA recognition motif domain-containing protein; this translates as MKIFVGSLPYKVEEADLQELFEAYGEVGSVKIITDRETGRSKGFGFIEMTDDESAQKAIDGLNGTEIGGRTIAVSQAEERKPGAGGDRRGGGGGFGGGRSGGYGGGGNRGGGGGYQKDSNRGGGRWN
- a CDS encoding BrxA/BrxB family bacilliredoxin — protein: MYPEYLVAPMREELTKVGFTELKDAEAVTQAIESEGTVFVMVNSVCGCAAANARPAARMAAANEKHPDKLVTVFAGMEKDAVDKARAYMLPYPPSSPSMALFKDGKLVHIIERHQIEGRPAQMIADNLIGAFEQYC
- a CDS encoding APC family permease; the protein is MPAEKKHRKIRPLQLIAVIFFTVSGGPYGLEPLLGYVHQHGALLLLLVTPILWDIPAIFTVLELNGMMPVTGGYYQWVKHALGKRWGFYEGWWTWLYTFADLAIYPVLFIQYAAFFFPGIETYKIPVCLVIVWSSAALNIWGIVPVGRVALALSVVVLLPFIILFAVFAQHHTGGFLLPAPSLKGIAYPSLGLGIYTVMWNCFGWDNVTTYAEEVEKPERAYFVSIFLAFILVMVIYCGVIITALLSGIDYTVFANEGLPALGTLINGRWLGSIIAIAGLASTLGLYAANLLSVSRLPKVMADDQFLPTRLHSLHPRFNTPYVSIIVCSVVISLMCFWSFGDLLIIDVTVYGAGLFLEYISLIKLRLKEPHRERPFRIPLSTRWLCIFLVLPITVYGIALSGVLSSMSEALKPALFALAALLSGELVWRLIMWRKPHLRGL
- a CDS encoding M23 family metallopeptidase, whose protein sequence is MRRNFFTKKSSQQPLADTIHIKTKNLKRLKTLTGITLLGAVTLFSIVINLSHKTEEQANEKAQLVAQINSLHQQLGQEAMALDSVNNKQQSSDEKAMTYIGSIEQKLTKINNYLSKRGLHGFSFKHIAPAKKNDSKEATAQIYSKYDSYLTRLVNNVAFMPMGYPRMSAFTSFFGYRGNPFDFGNSEFHPGIDFRGKTGDPVKCTANGTVESAGPNGGYGNCIRIKHINNLETLYGHLSHINVHPGQKVSVGDVIGKVGSTGRSTGSHLHYEVRRNGKPVNPKEYLTLN